A single region of the Leisingera thetidis genome encodes:
- a CDS encoding ATP-binding protein yields the protein MALKKIPVGWLRFLSNRTYLPALLAFAVVCAAGYFAERQNTTIHHQSERARVQQQAGLIKSRLEGQLNGDYQRLRGLAAMLATEPDMPQTRFSRLAAQVLEGETAIQHIAAAPGLVVSLIYPLKGNEPAVGLDYNKNAAQREAAHRVRDSGEMVLAGPVDLVQGGSGFIYRLPIYTGSGSERQFWGILSAVVPTETLYAATGLHGSSLELGLTGQDGTGAEGRQFFGTPDTLAGTPVLLNVNLPVGFWQLAARPPGGWQSRPENLWKLRLALLAAGMLIVFPTFLAGRLSAARQTVIGKLRRRETELEAVSRRLEIAVKTSRVGIWECDAGNQRVSWDSRMHELYGIPIEHGPLAGQDWAAMLHPEDRGRVADALQAAEQRKTHFASDFRIVLADGTVKHIRALASPFTDAQQRDWMIGVNWNVSEDVHLREELIRANRTLSERNTELKEGKRALEQAHAELQKQQAELHRLSLVAKHASDSIILTDADRRILWVNDAFTRTTGYTASEAIGQTPSDLLDGPNTDLDVIREMNRHKDLGIRYHNEVLNCTKSGEEVWFDTNIVPVTGADGKVDLIIGIERDITHSKLRERELAEAKLAAEQADRAKSEFLANMSHEIRTPMNGIIGMADLLAEAELAADELQNVETIRSSAQALLKIINDILDLSRLEAGKFSIAKEEFNLRDCISSAADLFHPKALEKGLALQVSYAEGLPEQLYGDDGRLRQILVNLIGNAVKFTPEGKVAVRVSHTAEDPFRLVVEVEDSGIGISASQARHVFDRFTQADAATTKAFGGTGLGLTISSMLAKRMGGSISVESELSQGSCFRLEVQMAPARQAQGRATALALEAAPQLAPCRILLAEDNQTNRLLIRKYLRGQPVELAEAGNGRVAVEMCHELQPDIILMDMSMPELDGIAATREIRNLPVPQPVIVALTANAFSSDRHACLNAGMDHFLAKPVKKAVLLHTLATVLEETAAAQQQPRARA from the coding sequence ATGGCCCTGAAAAAAATTCCAGTCGGCTGGCTGCGTTTTCTGAGCAACCGAACTTACCTTCCCGCCCTGCTCGCCTTCGCTGTTGTGTGCGCCGCAGGCTATTTTGCCGAACGGCAGAACACCACGATCCACCATCAGTCCGAGCGCGCCAGGGTTCAGCAGCAGGCCGGGCTGATAAAATCCCGCCTGGAGGGGCAGCTGAACGGCGACTACCAGCGGCTGCGGGGGCTGGCAGCCATGCTGGCTACCGAGCCGGACATGCCGCAGACACGGTTCAGCCGGCTCGCGGCTCAGGTGCTGGAAGGGGAAACCGCGATACAGCATATCGCTGCGGCCCCCGGACTGGTGGTTTCACTGATCTACCCGCTGAAAGGCAACGAACCCGCGGTCGGACTGGATTACAACAAGAATGCTGCGCAGCGTGAGGCGGCGCACAGGGTGCGCGACAGCGGAGAAATGGTGCTGGCCGGCCCGGTAGACCTAGTGCAGGGCGGTTCCGGTTTCATCTACCGGTTGCCGATTTACACAGGTTCCGGTTCCGAGCGGCAGTTCTGGGGGATCCTGTCCGCCGTTGTCCCGACAGAGACCCTTTATGCAGCCACTGGCTTGCACGGCAGCAGCCTTGAGTTGGGGCTGACCGGTCAGGATGGAACCGGCGCTGAAGGCCGGCAGTTCTTTGGCACCCCGGACACCCTTGCCGGCACGCCTGTCCTGCTGAATGTGAATTTGCCCGTCGGCTTCTGGCAGCTGGCCGCCCGCCCGCCGGGCGGTTGGCAGAGCCGCCCAGAAAACCTGTGGAAACTGAGGCTGGCCTTGCTGGCGGCTGGCATGCTGATTGTGTTCCCGACATTTCTGGCCGGCAGGCTGTCTGCAGCGCGGCAGACCGTAATCGGCAAACTGCGGCGCCGGGAGACGGAACTTGAAGCTGTTTCACGGCGATTGGAAATTGCGGTTAAAACGTCCAGGGTCGGCATCTGGGAATGCGATGCCGGAAATCAGCGGGTGAGCTGGGACAGCCGGATGCATGAGCTTTACGGCATCCCGATTGAACACGGTCCGCTGGCAGGGCAGGACTGGGCCGCCATGCTGCATCCTGAGGATCGGGGCCGGGTTGCCGATGCTCTGCAAGCCGCAGAGCAGCGAAAGACGCATTTCGCCTCGGATTTCCGGATCGTTCTGGCGGATGGCACAGTCAAGCACATCAGGGCGCTGGCCAGCCCGTTTACCGATGCGCAGCAACGCGACTGGATGATCGGCGTCAACTGGAATGTGTCAGAGGACGTCCATTTGCGCGAAGAACTGATCCGGGCCAACAGGACACTTTCCGAACGGAACACGGAACTGAAGGAAGGCAAGCGGGCGCTGGAACAAGCCCATGCCGAGCTGCAAAAGCAGCAGGCCGAGCTCCATCGTCTGTCGCTGGTAGCCAAACACGCCTCCGACAGCATCATTCTGACAGACGCGGACCGGCGAATCCTCTGGGTCAACGATGCCTTCACCCGCACAACGGGATATACCGCCAGCGAAGCCATCGGCCAGACCCCGTCGGATTTGCTGGACGGCCCCAACACTGATCTGGACGTGATCAGGGAGATGAACCGGCACAAGGATCTCGGCATCCGCTATCACAACGAGGTGCTCAATTGCACCAAGTCGGGAGAAGAGGTCTGGTTTGACACCAATATTGTGCCTGTGACTGGTGCAGACGGCAAGGTGGACCTGATCATCGGCATCGAGCGCGACATCACCCATAGCAAACTGCGCGAGCGCGAACTCGCCGAGGCCAAGCTGGCCGCCGAACAGGCCGACCGGGCCAAATCGGAATTTCTGGCCAATATGAGCCATGAAATCCGCACGCCGATGAATGGCATCATCGGCATGGCTGACCTGCTGGCCGAGGCTGAACTGGCTGCGGATGAGCTGCAGAACGTGGAGACCATCCGCAGCTCGGCCCAAGCGCTTCTGAAAATCATCAATGACATTCTCGACCTGTCGCGGCTGGAAGCAGGAAAGTTTTCCATCGCCAAAGAGGAATTCAATCTGCGCGACTGCATCAGCAGCGCCGCGGATCTGTTCCACCCGAAAGCACTGGAAAAGGGGCTGGCACTGCAGGTGAGCTACGCAGAAGGCCTGCCCGAACAGCTGTATGGCGACGACGGGCGCTTGCGCCAGATTCTGGTCAATCTGATCGGCAATGCGGTGAAATTCACGCCGGAAGGCAAGGTCGCCGTGCGCGTCTCGCACACCGCAGAGGACCCCTTCCGGCTTGTGGTCGAAGTTGAAGACAGCGGAATTGGGATTTCCGCATCCCAGGCCCGCCATGTTTTCGACCGCTTTACGCAGGCGGATGCTGCAACCACAAAAGCGTTTGGCGGCACCGGGCTGGGGCTGACGATTTCCAGCATGCTGGCCAAGCGGATGGGCGGCAGCATTTCGGTTGAGTCAGAGCTGAGTCAGGGTTCCTGCTTCCGGCTGGAAGTGCAGATGGCGCCAGCCAGGCAGGCGCAAGGCCGGGCTACCGCCCTCGCCCTGGAGGCTGCTCCGCAACTGGCGCCATGCCGGATACTGCTGGCTGAGGACAATCAGACCAACAGGCTGCTGATCCGCAAATACCTGCGCGGCCAGCCGGTTGAGCTGGCCGAAGCTGGCAACGGCCGGGTTGCGGTGGAGATGTGCCATGAGCTGCAGCCGGATATCATCCTGATGGACATGTCGATGCCGGAACTGGATGGCATCGCGGCGACACGGGAAATCCGCAATCTTCCCGTTCCCCAACCCGTCATCGTGGCCTTGACCGCCAACGCCTTTTCAAGCGACAGGCATGCCTGCCTGAACGCGGGCATGGATCACTTTCTGGCCAAGCCGGTGAAAAAGGCGGTGCTGCTGCACACTTTGGCAACTGTCCTGGAAGAGACGGCCGCAGCGCAGCAGCAGCCCCGCGCCAGAGCTTGA
- a CDS encoding DMT family transporter: protein MTLSMIAIILSAALLHAVWNAIVKTAADRTTTLGLVAFGQVIPSAAMVVLLPLPSAESFVYILLSTVVHFGYYYMLGRAYQHGDLSVVYPIARGIVPALVGIWAMIFAGEVLPLQAWAGIAVIGLGIQLSSWKALRSGVGRAALGFAAGTGFCISVYSLLDGMGVRLSGNTLSYWAWGAFLHIFIAGFIAIRKRNTLAALPGRTWALGIAGGLVSMSAYGLVLYAKNFAPLGAVSALRETSVIFAALIGFVFLKEGYWVRRLGSAVLMAGGVALIGMAV from the coding sequence ATGACCCTCTCGATGATTGCTATCATTCTGTCAGCAGCGCTGTTGCACGCGGTGTGGAATGCAATTGTGAAAACTGCTGCCGACCGCACCACCACGCTTGGGCTGGTTGCCTTTGGCCAGGTCATCCCCAGCGCCGCTATGGTCGTGCTGCTGCCGCTGCCGTCGGCGGAAAGCTTTGTCTATATCCTGCTCTCCACGGTTGTGCATTTCGGCTATTACTACATGCTCGGACGGGCCTATCAGCATGGTGACCTCAGTGTAGTCTATCCGATTGCCCGGGGCATTGTACCGGCGCTGGTAGGTATCTGGGCGATGATCTTCGCCGGTGAGGTGCTGCCGCTGCAGGCCTGGGCCGGGATTGCGGTGATTGGACTTGGAATTCAGCTAAGCAGCTGGAAAGCCCTGCGCTCCGGCGTGGGGCGTGCTGCATTGGGCTTTGCGGCAGGAACCGGGTTCTGCATCTCGGTCTATTCTCTGCTCGATGGCATGGGAGTCCGCCTGTCCGGCAATACGCTCAGCTATTGGGCTTGGGGCGCCTTCCTGCATATTTTCATTGCAGGGTTCATTGCCATACGCAAGCGCAACACCCTGGCGGCCTTGCCCGGGCGGACCTGGGCATTGGGCATTGCCGGCGGACTGGTATCGATGTCGGCCTATGGGCTGGTGCTTTACGCCAAGAATTTCGCCCCGCTCGGGGCGGTGTCCGCGCTGCGCGAAACGTCTGTCATCTTTGCGGCGCTGATCGGGTTTGTCTTCCTTAAGGAGGGCTATTGGGTGCGGCGTCTGGGCTCAGCGGTTTTGATGGCTGGCGGTGTGGCACTGATCGGGATGGCTGTCTAG
- a CDS encoding Na/Pi cotransporter family protein, whose product MAILTFLISLAGATMLLLYAVRMVRTGIERSYGASFQRLLTGRQSHLQAGLMGLILAIVLQSSAAVALLTSGFAASGYLAFPTGLAIVLGGDLGSALIIQILSFKLDWLVPVLLAAGGYLFVKTEAKKARQLGRILMGIAFILISLRFLREAMDPIRDSAFLPAVAGYLARDYVTAFLVGGALAFVMHSSVAAILMCVTLVQIGAIPFAAGLSLVLGANFGSAFIPVWLSRGMDLKARRIPYANLALRGTWAVLCLFGANLALRQGLLGDPQGGQMLVNAHLAFNASLLALALPLCTPLGGVFARLFPDPAPAVANQPGQPVSALEQGNYGSAAQAVSNLKRELLRMSDQVNAMFRPVLELYQSGSKERIKAVQAMDDEVNACLSGIRRYVAAIPEEVFGKEQLKTARGLMEYAIRLETAGDVVARRLMVLAGDLNKKDLRFSKDGWLEITRMHEAILANMQLASNVLISDDLESARLLSLEKTELKRMEHDSRKRHLKRLQNGTGESFDTSDIHLETLRALREFNSHIAAVAYPVLYQNGQLLETRLINEMRPEDAD is encoded by the coding sequence ATGGCAATTCTAACGTTCCTGATCAGCCTGGCAGGTGCCACGATGCTGCTGCTTTACGCGGTGCGGATGGTGCGGACCGGGATCGAGCGCAGCTATGGCGCCTCGTTCCAGCGGCTGCTGACGGGCCGCCAAAGCCATCTGCAGGCAGGCCTCATGGGGCTGATCCTGGCCATCGTGCTGCAAAGCTCGGCGGCGGTGGCGCTGCTGACCTCCGGCTTTGCCGCCAGCGGCTACCTGGCGTTTCCCACCGGGCTGGCGATCGTGCTGGGCGGCGATCTGGGCTCGGCGCTGATCATCCAGATCCTGTCGTTCAAGCTCGACTGGCTGGTGCCGGTGCTGCTGGCGGCGGGCGGCTACCTGTTTGTCAAGACCGAGGCCAAGAAGGCGCGCCAGCTGGGGCGGATCCTGATGGGAATTGCCTTCATATTGATTTCGCTCAGGTTTCTGCGCGAGGCAATGGATCCGATCCGCGACAGCGCCTTCCTGCCGGCCGTCGCAGGCTACCTGGCGCGCGATTATGTCACCGCCTTCCTGGTCGGCGGCGCGCTGGCCTTTGTGATGCATTCCTCGGTGGCGGCGATCCTGATGTGCGTGACGCTGGTGCAGATCGGCGCGATCCCCTTTGCCGCCGGGCTGTCGCTGGTGCTGGGGGCGAATTTCGGCTCCGCCTTCATTCCGGTGTGGCTGAGCCGCGGCATGGATCTGAAGGCGCGGCGGATCCCTTATGCCAACCTTGCGCTGCGCGGAACCTGGGCGGTGCTCTGCCTGTTCGGCGCCAATCTGGCGTTGCGCCAGGGACTGCTGGGCGATCCGCAGGGCGGCCAGATGCTGGTCAACGCGCATCTCGCCTTCAACGCATCCCTCCTGGCGCTGGCGCTGCCGCTCTGCACGCCATTGGGGGGCGTTTTTGCCCGTCTGTTTCCCGATCCGGCACCAGCGGTGGCTAATCAGCCGGGGCAGCCTGTCAGCGCGCTGGAGCAGGGCAATTACGGCTCAGCAGCCCAGGCAGTATCGAACCTTAAGCGCGAATTGCTGCGGATGTCGGACCAGGTGAACGCCATGTTCCGCCCCGTTCTGGAGCTGTACCAATCCGGCAGCAAAGAGCGCATCAAGGCGGTCCAGGCAATGGATGATGAGGTCAATGCCTGCCTCTCAGGCATCCGCAGATACGTGGCGGCGATTCCGGAGGAGGTCTTTGGCAAGGAGCAGTTGAAAACCGCCCGTGGCCTGATGGAATATGCCATCCGGCTGGAAACGGCAGGCGACGTTGTGGCGCGCCGGCTGATGGTGCTGGCTGGCGACCTGAACAAGAAAGACCTGAGATTCTCCAAGGACGGCTGGCTGGAGATTACCCGGATGCATGAGGCGATCCTGGCCAATATGCAGCTTGCGTCGAACGTCCTGATCTCTGATGACCTGGAAAGCGCGCGCCTGCTGAGTCTGGAAAAAACCGAGCTGAAACGGATGGAGCATGACAGCCGGAAACGCCACCTCAAGCGGTTGCAGAACGGTACCGGGGAAAGCTTTGACACCTCTGACATCCATTTGGAAACGCTGCGCGCCTTGCGGGAGTTCAACAGCCATATAGCGGCAGTGGCCTACCCGGTTCTCTACCAGAACGGCCAGCTTCTGGAGACCCGGCTGATCAATGAAATGCGGCCGGAAGACGCCGATTGA
- a CDS encoding DeoR/GlpR family DNA-binding transcription regulator, translated as MELVDALRRLGGSARSAELAKMLDVSEETVRRTIKALHKAGAVQRVHGGAFLAGPQSATSFARRISENQKEKARIAARVAAYARDGMALFLDVGSTTAFVAEELRQKSGLVVVTNSIGAAQTLANHNGNRVHFLGGELQSNERGTFGFVTEQQVRRFALDLAILSADGFSAKQGVLYHCAAEAQLAGVVAECAEQVAVVITHSKFAESAPHCGPSPRKIDLFCTDHSPGKKLASALAGWGVTLEVAPGGKDE; from the coding sequence ATGGAGCTTGTGGACGCCTTGCGCCGCCTGGGCGGTTCGGCCCGCAGTGCGGAGCTTGCCAAAATGCTCGATGTTTCCGAGGAAACCGTGCGCCGCACCATCAAGGCCTTGCATAAGGCCGGCGCTGTTCAGCGGGTGCATGGCGGTGCCTTTCTGGCCGGGCCGCAAAGTGCAACCAGCTTCGCACGGCGCATATCCGAAAACCAGAAAGAAAAGGCGCGCATTGCGGCCCGCGTTGCCGCCTATGCCCGTGACGGGATGGCGCTGTTCCTGGATGTGGGCTCTACCACTGCCTTCGTCGCCGAGGAACTGCGGCAGAAATCCGGGCTGGTGGTGGTGACAAATTCCATCGGTGCTGCGCAGACACTGGCCAACCACAATGGCAACCGGGTGCATTTTCTGGGCGGCGAATTGCAAAGCAACGAGCGCGGCACCTTCGGCTTTGTAACCGAACAGCAAGTGCGCCGTTTTGCGCTGGACCTGGCCATCCTGTCGGCGGACGGCTTTTCCGCCAAGCAGGGCGTGTTGTATCATTGCGCCGCCGAAGCGCAGCTGGCAGGTGTGGTGGCCGAATGTGCAGAGCAGGTTGCCGTGGTCATCACCCATTCCAAATTTGCGGAATCCGCGCCGCATTGCGGGCCGTCTCCGCGCAAAATCGATCTTTTTTGCACGGATCACAGCCCTGGCAAGAAACTTGCCTCTGCGCTGGCTGGATGGGGCGTGACGTTGGAAGTTGCTCCGGGTGGAAAGGATGAGTGA
- the glyA gene encoding serine hydroxymethyltransferase, which produces MSKDLFFTQSLAERDPELYASITAELGRQRDEIELIASENIVSAAVMEAQGSVLTNKYAEGYPGRRYYGGCQYVDVAENLAIDRAKQLFGCEFANVQPNSGSQANQGVFQALLQPGDTILGMDLASGGHLTHGAAPNQSGKWFNAVAYGVRRDDNLIDYDQIQTLATEHQPKLIIAGGSAIPRQIDFARFREIADRVGAYFMVDMAHIAGLIAAGEHPSPFPHAHVATTTTHKTLRGPRGGMIVTNDEAIAKKVNSAIFPGIQGGPLMHVIAGKAAAFGEALKPEFKAYQQQVRANAAALADQLIQGGLDIVTGGTDTHVMLVDLRPKGVTGNIADKALGRAHITTNKNGIPFDPEKPTVTSGLRLGTPAGTTRGFGEAEFRQIADLIIEVIDGLAANGEEGNAEVEAAVRAKVADLCARFPLYPNL; this is translated from the coding sequence ATGTCCAAAGACCTCTTTTTCACCCAATCCCTCGCCGAGCGCGATCCCGAGCTTTATGCTTCGATCACCGCCGAGCTGGGCCGCCAGCGCGACGAGATCGAGCTGATCGCCTCCGAAAACATCGTCTCCGCCGCGGTGATGGAAGCCCAGGGCTCCGTGCTCACCAACAAATACGCCGAAGGCTACCCGGGACGCCGCTACTACGGCGGCTGCCAGTATGTCGACGTTGCCGAAAACCTCGCCATCGACCGCGCCAAGCAGCTGTTCGGCTGCGAATTCGCCAACGTGCAGCCGAACTCCGGATCGCAAGCCAACCAAGGCGTGTTCCAGGCGCTGCTGCAGCCCGGCGACACCATCCTCGGCATGGATCTCGCCTCCGGCGGCCACCTGACCCACGGCGCCGCGCCGAACCAGTCGGGCAAGTGGTTCAACGCGGTTGCCTACGGCGTGCGCCGCGACGACAACCTGATCGACTACGACCAGATCCAGACACTGGCGACCGAGCATCAGCCCAAGCTGATCATCGCCGGCGGCTCGGCCATCCCGCGCCAGATCGACTTTGCCAGGTTCCGGGAAATCGCGGACCGCGTCGGCGCCTACTTCATGGTCGACATGGCCCATATCGCGGGTCTGATCGCGGCCGGCGAGCACCCCTCGCCGTTCCCGCACGCCCATGTCGCCACCACCACCACCCACAAGACCCTGCGCGGGCCCCGCGGCGGCATGATCGTGACCAACGACGAGGCGATCGCCAAGAAGGTGAACTCGGCGATCTTCCCGGGCATCCAGGGCGGCCCGCTGATGCATGTGATCGCCGGCAAGGCGGCGGCCTTCGGCGAGGCGCTGAAGCCGGAGTTCAAGGCCTACCAGCAGCAGGTCAGGGCGAACGCGGCGGCGCTGGCGGACCAGCTGATCCAGGGCGGCCTCGACATCGTCACCGGCGGCACCGACACCCATGTGATGCTGGTCGACCTGCGCCCCAAGGGCGTCACCGGCAACATCGCCGACAAGGCGCTGGGGCGTGCCCATATCACCACCAACAAGAACGGCATCCCGTTCGACCCGGAAAAGCCCACCGTGACCTCCGGCCTGCGCCTCGGCACGCCCGCAGGCACCACCCGCGGCTTCGGCGAGGCTGAGTTCCGCCAGATCGCGGACCTGATCATCGAGGTGATCGACGGGCTGGCCGCCAACGGCGAAGAGGGCAATGCGGAGGTGGAGGCCGCGGTGCGCGCCAAGGTGGCGGACCTCTGCGCCCGCTTCCCGCTGTACCCGAACCTGTAA
- a CDS encoding phosphoenolpyruvate carboxylase, whose product MGDPAETTFASVEDTGYAAELRNKLHALWLDVLRQRAPGVAERAAGESAWDLSDGQPATAYLQAFNIWFQLLKIVEENAAMRDRRMAETQDGPEVVEGSFARALDLAGELATPERLQEVASQFSIGPTLTAHPTEAKRVTVLEIHRRIYRGLVSLEAKRWTPRERADLLEDLRSEIDLLWMTGELRRDRPSLQDEIQWGLQFFRDSLYEAVPQLFERYIAAAEPLLGATADAPCLKFHSWIGGDRDGNPNVTVEATAAALTANRAAILKRYQKALTAAAERISISAAVFALPESASARLAKIIDAAPGAAALSARNPGEVFRQALTAVLARIKATAAEESGAYVHLGDFVSDLTQVEDALEEIGAGRLAARYVRPIRWQADVFGFRTVTLDVRQNSTVTTETLTEIWARSGEVPEFGSPEWSARLRSELGSASLAYVMPDELSPQSGELLKLLRLMRDAGAGEDPQAMGPFILSMTRSTDDLLGVYLLARYAGFGAEKAALKVVPLFETIGDLRAAPGILNGLLDVPFARRSLKSGDSRIEVMLGYSDSNKDGGFLCSTWELEKAQRLITRTLAAHRMKPVFFHGRGGSVSRGGAPAERAIAAQPAGTIAGRMRITEQGEVVSSKYANRGTALHQLELMASSVLRHSLQEDTPPVNPDYDDAFEALAGMSQAAYSNLLNAPGFLDYFQQASPVEELAMLKIGSRPARRFGAGSLDDLRAIPWVFAWSQNRHMITGWYGFGSAVASFRKFRGEPGEAVLQEMFANSPLFRLVVDEVEKTLLQSDMAIAADYATLVQDPDIRDRIFGSVRREYQLACEAIQFLTGDGSLANRFPRLRARFGRVETMLSEIHKTQVRLLRNERARKSSTVPVPLMQSMNCIAAGLGWTG is encoded by the coding sequence ATGGGAGATCCTGCCGAAACCACCTTTGCCAGTGTCGAGGACACGGGATATGCCGCTGAGCTGCGGAATAAACTCCACGCCCTGTGGCTGGATGTCCTGCGCCAGCGCGCCCCCGGGGTTGCGGAACGGGCCGCAGGCGAGTCTGCCTGGGACCTCTCTGATGGCCAGCCGGCGACCGCCTATCTGCAGGCCTTCAATATCTGGTTCCAGCTGCTGAAGATTGTCGAGGAAAACGCGGCCATGCGCGACCGCCGCATGGCTGAGACCCAGGACGGCCCGGAAGTGGTCGAAGGCAGCTTTGCCCGCGCTCTGGATCTGGCCGGCGAGCTGGCCACGCCGGAGCGGCTGCAGGAAGTCGCCAGCCAGTTCTCGATCGGACCGACCCTGACGGCGCATCCGACAGAGGCCAAGCGGGTTACCGTCCTGGAAATCCACCGCCGTATCTATCGCGGTCTGGTGTCGCTGGAGGCCAAGCGCTGGACCCCGCGCGAACGCGCGGATTTGCTGGAGGATCTGCGCTCGGAAATCGACCTGCTGTGGATGACGGGTGAGCTGCGCCGCGACCGTCCCAGCCTGCAGGATGAAATCCAATGGGGCCTGCAGTTCTTCCGCGACAGCCTTTATGAGGCAGTGCCGCAGCTGTTCGAGCGCTATATTGCCGCCGCAGAGCCTCTGTTGGGCGCGACAGCCGATGCGCCCTGCCTCAAGTTCCATTCCTGGATCGGCGGCGACCGCGATGGCAACCCGAACGTGACGGTTGAGGCCACCGCTGCCGCGCTCACGGCGAACCGCGCAGCCATCCTCAAGCGCTATCAGAAGGCTTTGACTGCCGCGGCTGAGCGGATCTCGATTTCGGCTGCCGTGTTTGCCCTGCCGGAGAGTGCATCGGCACGGCTGGCCAAGATCATTGACGCGGCGCCAGGTGCAGCGGCGCTGTCGGCCCGCAACCCGGGCGAGGTCTTCCGCCAGGCGCTGACGGCGGTCCTTGCCCGTATCAAGGCGACGGCTGCCGAAGAATCCGGCGCCTATGTGCATCTGGGCGATTTCGTCAGTGACCTCACACAGGTTGAGGACGCGTTGGAAGAAATCGGCGCGGGCCGGCTGGCGGCCCGCTACGTGCGCCCGATCCGCTGGCAGGCCGATGTCTTCGGCTTCCGCACGGTGACGCTGGATGTCCGCCAGAACTCCACGGTGACAACCGAAACGCTGACTGAAATCTGGGCGCGCTCCGGGGAAGTGCCGGAATTCGGCAGTCCTGAATGGTCGGCCCGGCTGCGCTCTGAACTGGGCAGTGCTTCGCTCGCTTATGTGATGCCGGATGAACTCAGCCCGCAAAGCGGCGAGCTGCTGAAACTCCTGCGCCTGATGCGCGATGCCGGGGCCGGCGAAGACCCGCAGGCGATGGGGCCGTTCATCCTGTCGATGACCCGCTCCACTGATGACTTGCTGGGAGTCTATCTGCTGGCACGCTACGCGGGCTTCGGCGCCGAAAAGGCGGCTCTGAAAGTGGTGCCGCTGTTTGAAACCATCGGCGACCTGCGCGCAGCCCCCGGCATCCTGAACGGGTTGCTGGACGTTCCTTTTGCCCGCCGCTCGCTGAAATCGGGCGACAGCCGGATCGAGGTGATGCTGGGCTATTCCGACAGCAACAAGGACGGCGGTTTCCTGTGCTCTACCTGGGAATTGGAGAAGGCGCAGCGCCTGATCACCCGCACCCTGGCCGCGCACCGGATGAAGCCTGTGTTCTTCCACGGCCGCGGCGGCTCTGTCTCCCGCGGCGGCGCCCCCGCCGAGCGCGCCATCGCCGCCCAGCCCGCGGGCACCATCGCAGGACGGATGCGGATCACCGAACAGGGCGAGGTTGTCAGCTCGAAATACGCCAACCGCGGCACCGCGCTCCACCAGCTGGAGCTGATGGCCTCCTCCGTGCTGCGCCATTCGCTGCAGGAAGACACGCCGCCGGTGAACCCGGATTACGACGACGCCTTCGAGGCCCTCGCGGGCATGTCCCAGGCGGCCTATTCCAACCTGCTGAATGCGCCCGGTTTCCTGGACTACTTCCAGCAGGCCAGCCCGGTGGAAGAGCTGGCGATGCTCAAGATCGGTTCCCGTCCGGCGCGCCGCTTCGGCGCCGGGTCGCTGGATGACCTGCGTGCGATTCCCTGGGTTTTTGCCTGGTCGCAGAACCGTCACATGATCACCGGCTGGTACGGTTTCGGCTCAGCAGTGGCCAGCTTCCGCAAGTTCCGCGGCGAGCCGGGCGAGGCAGTGCTGCAGGAGATGTTCGCCAATTCGCCATTGTTCCGCCTGGTGGTGGATGAAGTGGAAAAGACCCTGCTGCAAAGCGACATGGCGATCGCAGCCGATTACGCAACTCTGGTGCAGGACCCGGATATCCGCGACCGTATCTTCGGATCGGTCCGCAGGGAATACCAGCTTGCCTGCGAGGCGATCCAATTCCTGACCGGAGACGGCAGCCTCGCAAACCGCTTCCCGCGCCTGCGTGCCCGCTTTGGCCGGGTCGAGACCATGCTGAGCGAAATCCACAAAACCCAGGTGCGCCTTCTGCGGAATGAGCGCGCCAGAAAATCTTCTACAGTGCCGGTCCCGCTGATGCAGTCGATGAACTGCATTGCCGCGGGGCTTGGCTGGACAGGATAG